In Ardenticatenales bacterium, a single genomic region encodes these proteins:
- a CDS encoding S8 family serine peptidase: MNRRHLASLAVLLLPAFLLLALKLLPIAAAETPEVNEYNKLDASLAEAIAGRPPDALVDVIIHLRDEVDLRPIRHLPQPLARRQALIATLQATAAAAQTSLLADLSARPDAENVRSLWITNAVAARVSVATLAALSARPDIAQITDNTPRQYIQPNDWLPRQSNITTTPEGGSWGINKVRAPLAWYGLGVDGSGITVAIMDSGVDAAHPALSANYRGRDGNDTTSWYDVIDGSATPFDPFGHGTHVAGTAVGGEGLGVAPGAEWIAVRVFNEFGFASDSDIHMGFQWLLAPNGDPALAPDVVNNSWGGAPTDLQFMVDVEMLRDAGILPIFAAGNSGSFAGTISAPASYPDTLAVGATEPDDRVAWFSSRGPSPITGQTRPGLVAPGVNILSTLPDGNYGLNLGTSMATPHVTGAAALVLSADPSLTPFALATVLTETVRPLAAPVPDDNNGYGLLDAYAAVASRLNVGQLVGTVKSQGQPLPQTPVTVTTPAGQSLVYITDDAGQFHAPLLAGNYDVSVTAYAHHDYHHTTHVSDGQTRTLPINLAPYPVAHIQGVIRRADTQAPIANATITVAGTPVSPQSEADGSYQLELRPGAYTLTISAVGYTRQHIPITANLGAPQTIDMLLTPAPRLLLVDSGPWYYESAIGYYEQALVDNDLSYDLWSVHDPYQDAPGLVNLLAYDTVIWSAPFDAPGLLANGSVAVYDYLQRGGNLIISGQDVAWNDAVGYDTEPWFSDGVSARYGGMTTLPYQVMGTEDDGFAGINLSLNGLDSANNQESPDWVLPRTSGRSSTIMTYQDGHTAAVRAGFCQRYRLVYLGFGLESVNGAGARADLLQRSLDMLAQPPQDAGVRFETPLLDDLAPPGSTLTYTVQLRNRSELITDTFDVTINGDGWSTRLITPTLSAGPCQAGKVTFAIDVPATLPPGATHTVQLTAVAHADPAQTDTFYLALKTPAHVLLVDDDRWYDREMAYRQALDGLSVPYDIWDIGWDNNVRGSPSAEVLSAYDIVLWFTGYDWFRPITSAEMQALQTYMAQGGRLFLSSQDYAYYHLHDPLTRDYLGVMDYRESLTPTAVFAGGDPNFLGDLPNAPSGLWPLDYGPYQNFSDGLLPMPGASVFFWHDRGMPGGIANRGEDWRAIFWGLPFETLPVSAQGPAMNRIVGWLSDLGDSTFVAEGRTAAAGSRLAYTLTLRTMDLGRDYQVAITNTLPSGVTLDEGSLTPGLVYDEEEGILRWQGAVPAGSTRELHYATLIDTDLPAGTPLVNAVAIHYEQAGDSPAHELTFTRDVVTWVDAPNYEGVSMTTMPASPRPMKPVTINLTLSAPDPPPTGPITVTLFVPFPLYLLTQTVQSSYSVTIDQTQISWVGELTPTSPLDISLQAVPPPTIATLNVPILALIDDGMTTLVTHETTVRYEPYRVFQPLWLRR; the protein is encoded by the coding sequence ATGAACAGACGCCATCTTGCTTCGTTAGCTGTGCTACTGCTGCCGGCGTTTCTTCTTCTCGCCCTCAAGCTGCTCCCCATCGCCGCCGCGGAAACCCCGGAAGTCAACGAGTATAACAAACTGGACGCCTCCCTCGCGGAGGCTATTGCCGGACGCCCCCCGGACGCCCTCGTGGACGTGATCATCCACTTGCGTGACGAGGTGGACCTGCGCCCAATCCGTCACCTGCCACAACCGCTTGCCCGTCGCCAGGCGCTCATCGCCACCTTACAAGCGACCGCCGCGGCGGCCCAGACCAGCCTCCTCGCCGACCTGTCCGCGCGCCCCGACGCGGAAAACGTGCGGTCGCTCTGGATCACCAACGCCGTAGCCGCGCGCGTCAGCGTCGCAACCCTGGCGGCGCTGTCTGCCCGCCCCGACATTGCGCAAATCACCGACAACACCCCCCGTCAATACATCCAACCCAACGACTGGCTGCCCAGGCAAAGCAATATCACGACGACGCCGGAAGGGGGCAGTTGGGGCATCAATAAGGTGCGCGCCCCGCTGGCATGGTATGGCCTGGGCGTTGATGGCAGCGGCATCACGGTAGCCATCATGGACAGCGGAGTCGATGCCGCGCACCCGGCTCTCAGCGCCAACTACCGCGGGCGCGACGGCAACGATACCACCAGTTGGTACGATGTCATTGACGGCAGCGCCACGCCGTTCGACCCCTTCGGGCATGGCACGCACGTGGCGGGCACGGCGGTGGGCGGCGAAGGGCTGGGTGTGGCTCCGGGCGCGGAGTGGATCGCGGTGCGCGTTTTCAACGAGTTCGGTTTTGCCTCCGACAGCGACATTCACATGGGATTTCAATGGCTGCTGGCTCCCAACGGCGACCCGGCGCTGGCTCCCGACGTGGTCAATAATTCCTGGGGGGGCGCGCCCACTGATTTGCAGTTTATGGTAGATGTGGAGATGTTGCGCGATGCCGGTATTCTTCCCATCTTCGCCGCCGGTAATTCTGGCTCTTTTGCCGGCACCATCAGCGCCCCCGCCAGCTACCCCGACACCCTCGCCGTCGGCGCCACCGAACCCGACGACCGCGTCGCCTGGTTCTCCTCCCGTGGCCCCTCCCCCATCACCGGCCAGACCCGGCCCGGCCTCGTCGCCCCCGGCGTCAACATCCTCTCCACCCTGCCCGATGGCAACTACGGCCTCAACCTGGGCACATCCATGGCCACCCCGCACGTCACCGGCGCGGCAGCCCTGGTCCTCTCCGCCGACCCCTCCCTCACCCCCTTTGCCCTCGCCACCGTCCTCACAGAAACCGTGCGCCCCCTGGCCGCCCCTGTCCCCGACGACAACAACGGCTACGGCCTGCTGGACGCCTACGCCGCCGTCGCCTCCCGCCTGAACGTGGGCCAGTTGGTCGGTACAGTCAAGAGCCAGGGACAGCCCTTGCCCCAAACGCCCGTCACCGTTACCACCCCCGCCGGGCAATCCCTCGTCTACATTACCGACGACGCCGGGCAGTTCCATGCACCTTTGCTTGCCGGCAACTACGACGTCTCCGTCACCGCCTACGCCCACCACGACTACCACCACACCACGCACGTCTCCGATGGACAGACGCGCACTCTACCCATTAACCTGGCCCCCTATCCCGTCGCCCATATCCAGGGCGTCATCCGCCGCGCGGACACGCAAGCGCCCATCGCCAACGCCACCATCACCGTTGCCGGCACACCCGTTTCACCGCAAAGCGAGGCGGACGGCAGCTACCAACTCGAACTCCGGCCCGGCGCGTACACGCTGACCATTTCGGCGGTCGGTTACACGCGCCAGCATATCCCCATAACGGCGAACCTGGGCGCGCCGCAGACGATAGACATGCTCCTGACCCCCGCGCCACGCCTGCTGCTGGTGGACAGCGGCCCCTGGTACTATGAGTCCGCCATCGGCTACTATGAGCAGGCGCTGGTGGATAACGACCTCAGCTACGATCTCTGGTCCGTCCACGACCCGTATCAGGACGCCCCCGGACTGGTGAATCTGCTGGCATACGATACGGTAATCTGGTCCGCGCCGTTTGACGCGCCCGGCCTGCTTGCGAATGGCAGCGTGGCCGTGTACGACTATTTGCAGCGTGGCGGCAACCTGATCATCAGCGGACAAGATGTGGCCTGGAACGATGCGGTGGGATACGACACCGAACCGTGGTTTTCTGACGGCGTTTCCGCGCGCTATGGGGGCATGACGACGCTGCCGTATCAGGTTATGGGAACGGAGGATGATGGGTTTGCCGGCATCAACCTTTCCCTCAACGGCCTGGACAGCGCCAACAACCAGGAATCGCCCGATTGGGTGCTGCCACGCACATCAGGCCGCAGCAGCACAATTATGACCTACCAGGACGGCCACACCGCCGCCGTGCGCGCCGGCTTCTGTCAGCGATACCGGCTCGTCTACCTCGGTTTCGGCTTGGAGAGCGTCAACGGGGCAGGCGCGCGCGCCGATTTGCTGCAACGGAGCCTGGACATGTTGGCGCAGCCACCCCAAGACGCCGGCGTCCGCTTCGAGACACCGCTGCTGGACGATCTGGCTCCGCCAGGCAGCACCCTCACCTACACGGTGCAGTTGCGCAATCGCAGCGAACTGATCACCGATACCTTTGACGTGACCATCAACGGCGATGGCTGGAGCACGCGCCTGATCACGCCCACGCTCTCGGCAGGTCCTTGCCAGGCGGGCAAAGTGACCTTTGCCATAGACGTGCCCGCCACGCTGCCGCCTGGGGCCACGCATACCGTGCAGCTTACCGCCGTCGCCCACGCCGATCCCGCGCAAACGGACACCTTCTATCTGGCGTTGAAAACACCGGCGCACGTTCTGTTGGTCGATGACGACCGCTGGTATGACCGGGAGATGGCCTATCGCCAGGCATTGGATGGCCTCAGCGTGCCTTATGACATCTGGGACATTGGCTGGGACAACAACGTGCGCGGCAGCCCGTCGGCAGAAGTGCTGTCCGCCTATGATATTGTCCTCTGGTTCACGGGATACGACTGGTTCCGTCCTATCACCAGCGCGGAAATGCAGGCCCTGCAGACGTACATGGCGCAGGGAGGGCGGCTGTTCCTAAGCAGCCAGGATTATGCCTACTATCACTTGCATGATCCGCTGACGCGGGATTATCTGGGGGTGATGGATTACCGCGAGTCGCTTACGCCCACGGCGGTATTTGCCGGCGGTGATCCCAATTTCCTCGGCGACCTGCCGAACGCGCCTTCGGGGTTGTGGCCGTTGGATTATGGACCGTATCAGAACTTCAGCGATGGGCTGCTGCCTATGCCGGGGGCCAGTGTGTTTTTCTGGCACGATCGGGGAATGCCCGGCGGCATTGCGAACCGGGGGGAGGATTGGCGCGCGATTTTCTGGGGGCTGCCATTTGAGACGCTGCCGGTATCCGCGCAGGGTCCGGCCATGAATCGGATTGTGGGCTGGCTTAGCGACCTGGGGGACTCCACCTTTGTGGCGGAGGGGCGCACGGCGGCGGCCGGTTCGCGGCTGGCGTATACGCTAACGCTGCGGACGATGGACCTGGGGCGGGATTATCAGGTGGCGATCACGAATACACTGCCATCCGGGGTGACGCTGGATGAGGGCAGCCTGACGCCCGGTCTGGTTTACGACGAGGAGGAAGGGATTTTGCGCTGGCAGGGGGCCGTACCGGCAGGAAGCACGCGCGAACTGCATTATGCCACCCTGATCGACACGGATCTGCCTGCCGGCACGCCGCTGGTGAATGCGGTGGCGATCCACTATGAGCAGGCGGGCGACTCGCCGGCGCATGAATTGACGTTTACGCGGGATGTGGTGACGTGGGTGGATGCGCCGAATTATGAGGGAGTGAGTATGACAACGATGCCGGCATCCCCCCGTCCCATGAAACCGGTCACCATCAACCTCACCCTGTCCGCGCCGGATCCGCCCCCCACCGGCCCCATTACCGTCACCCTGTTCGTGCCCTTCCCCCTCTACCTGCTCACGCAAACGGTGCAGAGTAGCTACTCGGTGACCATCGACCAGACGCAAATCTCCTGGGTGGGCGAGTTGACGCCCACCTCCCCCCTGGACATCAGCTTGCAGGCAGTACCCCCACCGACCATAGCGACGCTCAATGTGCCCATCCTGGCCTTGATTGACGACGGCATGACGACGCTTGTGACCCACGAAACGACCGTGAGGTACGAACCGTACCGCGTTTTCCAACCTTTATGGCTGCGACGATGA